TCCGCCTGGGAATAATCcgatcttttttattttattgtagttcaACTGTGTTTTAAGTAGGGATATATTGAAATCATTCCTGTACCTAAGATAAATAGTAGATTATACTGTGATGTTGGTCTCAATGGTCAATAGGTAATATAgcatcaattatattattataaatagattgtCGTTATTGTTAAGGATCTCATTGTATCATTTTAGTTTGAGGGATTCTGGAGTAAATAGGCTGTTGGTTTCattttagtatgttttttacGAATATGTGATGTTAATTTCATTTGAGGAACACGTTTTTGACTTATGTATTTTAGGTATCGACCTATATATTTCCATATACACAAATTCGTACATAGTtcttaaatttgtaaataatttacagaATAGTTGTTAAACAACTTTAAGGTGTTCtggataattttattgtactaATATGTAGTGAATCCGATGTgaacataatgtaatatgtttgtttatactTTACGAAAAGTTTTGCTCTCTTGTATGACACCtaaacaattattgtaaatgatAGGAACATTCCAGAACCATTGTTAACAATGTTTTAACTTTAGGACCAATTTTTGAATGttcttttgaaaataatattgcatattaaaCATGGAGTTTAATTTCTTGGATccttttatttatcaaataacaatattcagTCATGTGTTTCTTAagattacagaaaaataaaaccgacgGAGTAAACACTTCAGAGAATAAGCAATTAGCGAGGATGTCTATAAATAGCATACAATGGGCGTACGTTATGGCACGAGTGCAGTCAATATACATTGCTTTACATAACATTGGAAACATAGTATCACCACATAATCGAGTCCGCCTGGTGTCTATACAGACAGTCGGAAAACTTCTCCAGTTTTCTCTCTAAAGCATTTATCTCCGCTGCTAATTCTCATACCATCTCATTCGGCCTGTTCGAGAATATCCACGGGTTGCGCACTCTGGGACTGTAAAAGTTGTTGGGCTGAATGTACTTCGCCGTTATGGGTTCGTCGTGAGCTCCATTATCgtacatattttcattcattttattgtCTGAGCGCTTGAATGTTATGGAATGGACGACTTGTCTCGTTTTCCTAATACGTATGCAAGAAAATACGGTGCTCAGCAAGATTCCGATTTTGATTAAAGCAAATATAAATGCGCTCAACATCAATGCCAAATACTGTTGTTGGTACCAATCTTCTAATTTCCCCAAGCATCCCTGTAACAAAGTCGTAAACTGACCATCATATTGCTACGTGAAgagcattaaataatattgtccaATACCATCAGAACCAAATGTGATTTTACAAGTCATTTACAGTAAAACTTGTGCAAAACTAAAAAATTTTAGACATTCATTTTTAATCATTATGGTAATCTGTAATCTTACTCACAGGCACGTATCTGTATGTGGGATTTGGCTGAATGTCTTGACAACGGGAAGCGTTGAGCGGCATCGGGTTGAGATACGAGATGTTTTGCTCGTCTTGTACGCAGCAGCTTAGCGGCACCGACATACCCCGGGGACCTAACCTTCGAAGCTGCCAGATGGACATGTCATAGTTCCTGGCGTCTGTAATCCCACAGCATCTCAACTGAAAGCCACAAAAATACTAAGAATAAGGTTGCATGTTCCCtgatataatattgaatattcagTGCAGGAGAGTTTAAATAAGTTTCCCATTGGAATATCCAATAAGACAACCTACCAAGCGTAAAAACACAGTTGGATTTTGTAATTATCTCAAATACTGGCAACCCTGTAGGCCATATAGCGTGTAACCATATTGTTTTAGACGATAGACATTCGATTTGCTTTAATAAGTTCGAAAAGGCTATTGCATTAATCTATTTGAAAGTTTCATccctgaattaaaaaaatactagagTTCATTAGTAAATTATAGTCTTTATCATAGTATCTTCCGGTATACGCAAGTACTTTAGAACTTAATGTCGGCAACGCTGGATGTACCTACAAACGTTTACACAAAAATCTAACATTTcttaatataatcttaatacCTCTGTTTGTGCAAGGTCCACAGACGCCGTGA
This region of Manduca sexta isolate Smith_Timp_Sample1 unplaced genomic scaffold, JHU_Msex_v1.0 HiC_scaffold_1650, whole genome shotgun sequence genomic DNA includes:
- the LOC119191562 gene encoding tetraspanin-9-like, producing MCATGALGCWAAYIPGYVILTIYFLVVLSLLLCECAGGIIAAIWPRCLGLQNARGGAVGALQTYYAVPDYEQFTASVDLAQTELRCCGITDARNYDMSIWQLRRLGPRGMSVPLSCCVQDEQNISYLNPMPLNASRCQDIQPNPTYRYVPGCLGKLEDWYQQQYLALMLSAFIFALIKIGILLSTVFSCIRIRKTRQVVHSITFKRSDNKMNENMYDNGAHDEPITAKYIQPNNFYSPRVRNPWIFSNRPNEMV